In Bacteroidota bacterium, the DNA window AGATGCACTAAATTCAGAGTCGGCAACACAATTGGATTAATTCCTGACAAAGTCGTTAATGTAGAAATGTACGCTCTGATATAAGGAAAAAGAATCGCAGGAGCATTCTGATATAAAAAATTTTTTATATTAGAATCATCTAAATTTGTATATTTAAAATATCCAATAAATTCTACGTCAATATTTAGATTGTTGGATGTATCATTTATTTTAACACCTAAGATTAAATTAAACTTATTATTAGTTTTATCTAATTTACCTGTAGGTTTGAAATTAATATTTAAATCAAGAAAATCAAGATTATGATTTAACTCAAACAATGATTTTGTAACAATAAAACTGTCGAACTGAAAATCTGATTTTTTCATATTAAGCTGCAAATACATAATTAATTTTACCTGCAAAGATTGGATTAACCTCAATGTTGCTTTGCTGGTATATAGGTGTAGAATTATATTCTAATAACCATCCTGTAAATTCGAATTCAGAATTATTAATAGTTATTAAAGAATCATTTGATACAAAAATTATTTCTTCTTCAGGAAATAATTTTTGAAAATTCTCTTCTAAATCAATTTCTAAATTGATGTAATCTTTATTTGATTCAAAAATTGTTAAAGGAGTAATTTCTACAATATGAGTAGATATACTTCTTCTGAATTCGTATTTGATAAATATATTATCAATTGATTGATAAATCTTTTTAAGTTCTTCTTTTATGTAAATCTTTGATTTCATTTTAAATCAATTTATTAATATTTGAAATTATTTTTTTGCT includes these proteins:
- a CDS encoding protein-export chaperone SecB — encoded protein: MKKSDFQFDSFIVTKSLFELNHNLDFLDLNINFKPTGKLDKTNNKFNLILGVKINDTSNNLNIDVEFIGYFKYTNLDDSNIKNFLYQNAPAILFPYIRAYISTLTTLSGINPIVLPTLNLVHLKDDLLNNIEEVDLS